One Chiloscyllium punctatum isolate Juve2018m chromosome 33, sChiPun1.3, whole genome shotgun sequence DNA segment encodes these proteins:
- the gdpgp1 gene encoding GDP-D-glucose phosphorylase 1, translating into MEPGGGSGPAWEQAPVFVYSEEDLIRAGVRWGGSGSGSGSRFDTALLSAWEERLSAGCFRYRLPRRGLPSRVLPGPRGLVVQLNPERARERRPPQEILSLRQPFDPQRFNFTRIPAQEVLFRLRRRGLGEAGDVDEAEAEALLVINVSPLEWGHVLLLPEPSRRLPQLLTRESVLRALELLFLSSDPGFRVGFNSLGAEASVNHLHLHGYYLGQRLELEWAATRPLLESGAQASAQFLPVHLLSEHPAGGLVLYTDGGDGGLARAAHTLHALTGLLIRRSLAHNLFLTRGCPLGSPAPGPASSGDRDGARIVLWPRRSCFGAKDPTAFTVALCELAGHWPLKTPQEYSSLTEEQALGMVRRYSLPEEEYSQLLWEITQLLQDDQQEQR; encoded by the coding sequence ATGGAGCCGGGTGGAGGCTCGGGCCCGGCCTGGGAGCAGGCCCCGGTCTTTGTTTACTCGGAGGAAGATCTGATCCGGGCCGGGGTCCGCTGGGgcggctcgggctcgggctcgggctcccGCTTCGACACGGCTCTGCTCTCGGCCTGGGAGGAGCGGCTGTCCGCCGGCTGCTTCCGTTACCGCCTGCCGCGCCGGGGCCTCCCGAGCCGCGTCCTGCCGGGGCCCCGGGGCCTGGTGGTGCAGTTGAACCCCGAGCGGGCCCGCGAGCGCCGGCCgccgcaggagatcctcagccTCCGGCAGCCCTTCGACCCGCAGCGGTTCAACTTCACCCGCATCCCGGCCCAGGAGGTGCTGTTCCGCCTCCGGAGGCGGGGTCTGGGAGAGGCCGGGGATGTGGATGAGGCCGAGGCCGAGGCCTTGCTGGTGATCAACGTCAGTCCGTTAGAGTGGGGCCACGTCCTGCTGCTGCCTGAACCGTCCCGCCGCCTCCCGCAGCTCCTCACCCGGGAATCGGTGCTCCGGGCCCTGGAGCTTCTCTTCCTGAGCTCGGATCCCGGTTTCCGGGTCGGTTTCAACAGCCTGGGCGCCGAGGCCTCGGTCAACCACCTCCACCTTCACGGTTACTACCTGGGCCAGCGCCTGGAACTGGAGTGGGCGGCCACCCGGCCTCTGCTGGAGTCCGGGGCACAGGCCTCGGCCCAATTCCTCCCCGTCCACCTGCTGTCCGAGCACCCGGCCGGCGGCCTGGTCCTCTACACGGACGGCGGTGATGGAGGCCTGGCCCGGGCTGCCCACACTCTCCACGCCCTGACTGGCCTCCTCATCCGCCGTTCCCTCGCCCACAACCTCTTTCTGACCCGGGGCTGCCCGCTCGGCTCTCCGGCGCCTGGCCCAGCCTCCTCTGGGGACCGGGACGGCGCCCGGATCGTCCTGTGGCCGCGCCGCAGCTGCTTCGGGGCCAAGGACCCTACGGCCTTCACCGTGGCTCTGTGCGAGCTGGCCGGCCACTGGCCCCTCAAAACCCCGCAGGAGTACAGCAGCCTGACCGAGGAGCAGGCGTTGGGAATGGTCCGCCGATACTCACTGCCCGAGGAGGAATACTCCCAGCTCCTCTGGGAGATAACACAACTCCTCCAGGATGACCAACAAGAGCAGcgatag
- the LOC140458381 gene encoding calcium and integrin-binding protein 1-like: MGGSASHLSKEQLSEYQELTFLTKQDILHAYRIFAELLSKDLVDFQNTRVSKDRICEMPELKANPFRERICMVFSTALEKDGSMSFEDFLDMLSAFSDSATPEIKSHYAFRIFDFDDDGTLDKEDLKKLVNCLTGGTSDTQLTEAEMNQLIQNILEESDIDKDGTVNLSEFQHVISRSPDFVSSFKIVL, translated from the exons ATGGGGGGGTCTGCCAGTCACCTCTCAAAAGAGCAACTTTCTGAATATCAG gaACTGACATTTTTAACAAAGCAAGACATTCTGCA TGCTTATCGAATATTTGCGGAGCTGCTTTCAAAAGATCTGGTTGACTTCCAAAACACACGAGTTTCAAAGGACAGAATCTGTGAGATGCCAGAACTGAAG GCTAACCCCTTCAGAGAGAGAATCTGTATGGTGTTCTCAACTGCACTTGAAAAGGACGGGAGTATGTCTTTTGAGGATTTCTTAGACATGCTGAGTGCTTTTAGTGATTCGGCAACTCCTGAGATCAAGTCACACTATGCTTTCAGAATTTTTG ATTTTGATGATGATGGCACCTTAGATAAGGAGGATTTGAAGAAATTGGTGAATTGTCTAACAGGAGGTACATCTGATACACAACTGACAGAGGCAGAAATGAACCAGCTGATTCAAAAT ATTTTGGAAGAATCCGACATTGATAAAGATGGAACCGTGAACCTCTCAGAATTTCAGCATGTCATCTCCAGGTCGCCTGATTTTGTGAG CTCCTTCAAGATTGTACTTTAA